A section of the Geoalkalibacter ferrihydriticus DSM 17813 genome encodes:
- the hoxE gene encoding bidirectional hydrogenase complex protein HoxE — translation MAQPTMATRPPSEQNPDNSQKLKLQLLDKSLKRYQYQQDALIEILHTAQETFGHLDEAILDYVSIHLKLPPSWVYGVATFYNFFTLEPQGDHVCVICMGTACYVKGAAEIVTKLEEIFEVKAGETTADKKLTLMTARCLGNCSLAPMLTLDGEVLGKQTPESTAAAIQEKIAAVDTCQEKE, via the coding sequence ATGGCACAACCCACAATGGCTACACGGCCCCCTTCGGAACAAAATCCCGACAATTCTCAAAAACTGAAATTACAACTCCTCGACAAATCCCTCAAAAGGTATCAATACCAGCAGGATGCCCTCATTGAAATCCTGCATACTGCGCAGGAAACCTTTGGGCACCTCGACGAGGCCATACTCGATTATGTCTCTATCCATCTTAAACTGCCGCCCAGTTGGGTTTACGGAGTTGCCACCTTCTACAACTTCTTCACCCTGGAGCCCCAGGGCGATCATGTGTGCGTGATCTGTATGGGTACCGCCTGCTACGTCAAAGGGGCCGCAGAAATTGTGACCAAGCTCGAGGAGATCTTCGAGGTCAAAGCCGGAGAAACGACCGCGGACAAAAAGTTGACGCTGATGACGGCGCGCTGCCTGGGCAATTGCAGCCTGGCGCCGATGCTGACACTCGACGGTGAGGTTCTCGGCAAGCAAACCCCTGAGTCTACCGCGGCGGCCATTCAGGAAAAAATCGCTGCGGTTGATACCTGCCAGGAGAAGGAATAA
- a CDS encoding acetoin reductase, with translation MSIDGKVALVTGAGQGIGRAIALRLARDGADIAIVDINDEKMQAVVAEVRAMGRKATTFKADVSKRDDVYAAIDHTEKELGGFDIIVNNAGIANIQSIAEVTPAEVEKTFKVNVEGVLWGIQAAAAKFKERGQKGKIISASSIAGHEGFPLLGVYSATKFAVRALTQAAAKEFASDGITVNAYCPGVVGTDMWVEIDRRMAEITGAKIGESYDKFVGGIALGRAQTPEDVAAFVSYLAGPDSDYMTGQAPLIDGGLVYR, from the coding sequence ATGAGCATTGATGGGAAAGTCGCCCTGGTAACGGGCGCGGGACAAGGTATTGGCCGCGCAATTGCGTTGCGGCTGGCAAGGGATGGCGCCGACATCGCCATTGTCGACATCAACGATGAGAAAATGCAGGCGGTCGTGGCTGAAGTGCGGGCGATGGGTCGCAAGGCGACGACGTTCAAGGCCGATGTGTCGAAGCGCGACGATGTATATGCCGCCATCGATCACACCGAAAAAGAGCTTGGAGGTTTCGACATCATCGTCAACAATGCCGGTATCGCCAACATCCAATCCATCGCCGAGGTTACGCCTGCCGAAGTCGAGAAAACCTTCAAGGTGAACGTCGAGGGCGTTTTGTGGGGTATCCAGGCGGCAGCGGCGAAATTCAAGGAGCGCGGACAGAAAGGCAAAATCATCAGCGCATCGTCCATCGCGGGCCACGAAGGATTTCCTTTGCTGGGCGTTTATTCGGCTACCAAATTCGCTGTGCGTGCCCTGACGCAGGCGGCGGCCAAAGAATTTGCGAGCGACGGCATCACGGTCAATGCTTACTGCCCCGGTGTGGTCGGCACCGATATGTGGGTGGAAATCGATCGGCGCATGGCCGAAATCACTGGCGCTAAAATCGGCGAGAGCTACGATAAGTTCGTCGGCGGCATCGCACTGGGTCGCGCGCAAACGCCCGAAGACGTGGCGGCTTTCGTTTCCTACCTGGCCGGCCCCGATTCAGACTACATGACGGGACAAGCTCCCCTGATTGACGGCGGTCTTGTTTATCGTTGA
- a CDS encoding YlcI/YnfO family protein → MKTATLPSLRVDPELRHEVESVLHNGETLSSFMEKSLRASIEHRKMQQEFIARGLTLRDEARKTGEYFAAENVLDEMSDMLAQAEAKARK, encoded by the coding sequence ATGAAAACAGCCACATTGCCATCCCTTCGGGTTGATCCAGAGTTGCGCCATGAGGTCGAAAGTGTTTTGCACAATGGTGAAACCTTATCGAGTTTCATGGAAAAATCTCTACGTGCCAGCATCGAGCACCGAAAAATGCAGCAAGAGTTTATCGCCAGAGGCTTGACCTTACGCGATGAAGCACGAAAAACCGGAGAGTATTTCGCGGCCGAGAATGTCTTGGATGAAATGAGCGACATGCTTGCCCAGGCCGAAGCTAAAGCCCGCAAGTGA
- a CDS encoding NuoF family protein, with translation MNPTELQERAEQERQRQGQMSLRLFLCYSTPCLSAGADRVKAVLDEEIAARKSHSDVSLEVVATGCMGPCSRGPLLRITQADGSEQIFEKVTPESAHAILSAQFSKNAPVTEELSSHLPFFTQQTRIVLDNNGRIDPEKIEHSLARSAYSALAHALQEMTPEQVCGEITHSGLRGRGGGGYPTGVKWDLVRKAPGERKYVVANGDEGDPGAYMDRTIMESDPHRVLEGLAIAGYAVGAEQGYIYVRGEYPLAAARLAKAIKAAEKSGLLGSRILDSGFNFRIDLRVGAGAFVCGEETALMTSIMGRRGQPVPRPPYPAHSGLWGQPTLINNVETFANIAPIIRNGADWFAGFGTERSKGTKVFALCGEVVNSGLIEVEMGISLRNIVFDIGGGLPDGGNFKAAQTGGPSGGCIPSTHLDTPVDYESLKELGSIMGSGGLIVMNETSCMPDVAKFFMEFCLDESCGKCVPCRVGTVEMHRLLTRITDGSAVAEDLQTLEELCGLVQETSLCGLGMTAPNPVLNTLLYFRDEYLAHVEEKRCPAGICKLDQIPLYKLPEHIDQLTILKEQI, from the coding sequence ATGAACCCGACAGAATTACAGGAACGCGCTGAACAGGAACGGCAGCGCCAGGGGCAAATGAGCCTGCGCTTGTTTCTATGCTACAGTACCCCTTGTCTGTCGGCCGGCGCCGACCGGGTCAAAGCCGTTCTCGATGAGGAAATCGCCGCACGAAAAAGTCATTCAGATGTGTCACTTGAGGTGGTTGCGACCGGCTGCATGGGCCCTTGCAGTCGTGGTCCTCTGCTGCGAATCACCCAGGCAGACGGCAGCGAACAGATTTTTGAAAAAGTGACGCCGGAGTCGGCACACGCGATCCTCTCAGCGCAATTTTCAAAGAACGCCCCGGTGACCGAGGAACTCTCGTCGCATCTGCCCTTCTTTACCCAGCAAACCCGCATCGTTTTGGACAACAATGGCCGGATTGATCCGGAGAAAATCGAGCACAGCCTGGCCCGCAGCGCCTATAGTGCCCTGGCTCATGCGCTGCAGGAAATGACTCCGGAACAGGTCTGCGGCGAAATCACCCACAGCGGCTTGCGCGGGCGCGGCGGTGGCGGTTATCCGACCGGAGTCAAATGGGATCTGGTGCGCAAGGCTCCGGGAGAGCGCAAATACGTGGTCGCCAACGGCGATGAAGGCGATCCCGGCGCCTATATGGATCGTACCATCATGGAATCGGATCCGCACCGGGTTCTCGAAGGTCTGGCCATCGCCGGCTATGCCGTCGGTGCCGAACAGGGCTACATCTATGTCCGCGGCGAATATCCCCTGGCTGCGGCGCGTCTGGCCAAGGCCATCAAGGCGGCCGAGAAAAGTGGGTTGCTCGGAAGCCGTATTCTCGACAGCGGCTTCAACTTCCGCATCGACCTGCGCGTCGGTGCCGGCGCCTTTGTGTGCGGCGAGGAAACCGCCTTGATGACCTCCATCATGGGACGCCGCGGGCAACCGGTTCCCCGGCCGCCCTATCCGGCCCACAGTGGCCTCTGGGGCCAGCCGACCCTTATCAATAATGTCGAAACCTTCGCCAACATCGCACCTATCATCAGAAACGGAGCCGACTGGTTCGCCGGCTTCGGCACGGAAAGAAGCAAAGGCACCAAAGTCTTCGCCCTGTGCGGCGAGGTCGTCAACTCAGGGCTCATTGAGGTCGAGATGGGCATCAGCCTGCGCAACATCGTCTTCGACATCGGCGGCGGTCTGCCCGACGGCGGCAACTTTAAGGCCGCGCAGACTGGCGGACCGAGCGGCGGCTGCATCCCCTCCACGCATCTTGACACCCCCGTCGATTACGAGAGTCTCAAGGAGCTAGGATCCATTATGGGATCGGGCGGACTGATCGTCATGAACGAAACCAGCTGCATGCCCGACGTCGCCAAATTTTTCATGGAATTCTGCCTGGATGAGAGTTGCGGCAAGTGCGTGCCGTGCCGCGTCGGCACCGTCGAAATGCATCGGCTGCTTACCCGCATCACCGACGGCAGTGCCGTCGCAGAGGATCTGCAGACGCTCGAGGAACTCTGCGGACTGGTTCAAGAAACCAGTCTTTGCGGCCTGGGCATGACTGCGCCGAATCCGGTCCTCAACACGCTGCTTTACTTCCGCGACGAGTATCTTGCCCACGTGGAAGAAAAACGCTGCCCGGCTGGAATTTGCAAGCTCGATCAGATCCCCCTGTACAAGTTGCCGGAACACATCGATCAGTTGACTATCCTTAAGGAGCAGATCTGA
- the hoxU gene encoding bidirectional hydrogenase complex protein HoxU, whose amino-acid sequence MSVITLTLNGRLVSARAGQSLLEAIRDQGVELPTLCYLDGLSTRGGCRLCLVEVAGAPRLLPACTTEAVEGMVVVTHNDKINRYRKMILELTFAERNHACAVCVSNEHCELQALAAELGMDHVRYDYLDPDLAMDTSHEKYGADHNRCILCLRCVRVCDEVEGAHTWDVRGRGIASQVITDLNRPWGESETCTECGKCVEVCPTGALFDQGSSVGEMKKDSRFLRRILDGREKRQWHR is encoded by the coding sequence ATGTCTGTCATCACATTGACCCTCAATGGTCGGCTGGTGAGCGCCCGCGCCGGCCAAAGCCTGCTCGAAGCAATCCGGGATCAGGGCGTCGAATTGCCGACGCTGTGTTACCTCGACGGCTTGAGCACCCGGGGCGGCTGCCGCCTTTGCCTGGTCGAGGTTGCCGGAGCGCCCCGTTTGCTGCCGGCCTGCACTACCGAAGCGGTGGAAGGCATGGTGGTGGTCACTCACAACGACAAGATCAACCGCTACCGCAAGATGATTCTGGAACTGACCTTCGCCGAGCGCAATCATGCCTGCGCCGTGTGCGTCAGCAACGAACACTGCGAATTGCAGGCGCTGGCCGCGGAACTGGGTATGGACCATGTGCGCTATGACTATCTGGATCCCGACCTGGCCATGGACACCAGCCACGAAAAGTACGGTGCCGATCACAACCGCTGCATTTTGTGCCTGCGCTGCGTCAGGGTGTGTGACGAAGTCGAAGGCGCTCATACCTGGGACGTGCGCGGCCGCGGGATCGCCAGTCAGGTCATCACGGACCTTAATCGGCCTTGGGGTGAAAGCGAGACATGCACCGAGTGCGGAAAATGCGTTGAGGTCTGTCCGACCGGCGCTCTTTTCGACCAAGGGTCCTCGGTGGGCGAAATGAAGAAAGATTCACGTTTTCTGCGCCGCATTCTCGACGGCCGCGAGAAGCGCCAATGGCATCGCTAA
- a CDS encoding type II toxin-antitoxin system prevent-host-death family antitoxin — translation MREIPLTEARAKISDLAGAVRYNRERIALTRHGKPVAYLIGAEDMQRLEEAQSTTLNAYPTLKQLRAEDLNQRKAKALAGARRVLAYLESLGAKAAVVGSLVRNRFRLHSDVDFLILSIPENRRYCVEGEIEKLIDRDISFHVLYLDEIEDPQWRAKLLDEARDGSDLV, via the coding sequence ATGCGTGAAATCCCTTTGACCGAGGCACGAGCAAAAATTTCCGATCTGGCCGGCGCGGTGCGTTACAATCGCGAACGGATCGCTCTGACCAGGCATGGCAAACCGGTGGCCTACCTCATTGGCGCCGAGGACATGCAGCGCCTTGAAGAAGCGCAAAGCACCACGCTGAATGCCTATCCCACCCTGAAACAACTGCGCGCGGAGGATCTGAACCAACGCAAGGCCAAGGCGCTTGCCGGTGCAAGGCGCGTGCTGGCTTACCTTGAATCCCTGGGCGCAAAGGCCGCAGTGGTCGGCTCCCTGGTGCGCAATCGCTTTCGCCTGCATTCCGATGTCGATTTCCTGATTCTGTCGATCCCCGAAAACCGGCGCTATTGCGTTGAAGGGGAGATCGAAAAATTGATCGACAGGGACATTTCCTTCCATGTGCTGTACCTGGATGAGATTGAAGATCCGCAATGGCGCGCCAAACTTCTGGACGAGGCAAGAGATGGATCCGATCTGGTTTGA
- a CDS encoding ArsR/SmtB family transcription factor: MAARNIEQEQPSRDGITLHKVLHALSDPVRLEIVLKLAGAGEIACGCFGLAMPKSSLSHHFKVLRRSGVLATRREGKEWVNSLRREDLDALFPGVLDSIIAAERAGRASEVGRK, encoded by the coding sequence ATGGCAGCGAGAAATATCGAACAGGAGCAACCGTCGCGCGACGGGATTACTCTGCATAAAGTGCTGCACGCGCTAAGTGACCCGGTGCGACTGGAGATAGTGCTTAAACTCGCCGGCGCCGGCGAAATCGCATGCGGGTGCTTCGGATTGGCTATGCCGAAATCTTCTTTATCCCACCATTTCAAGGTCCTGAGGCGTTCCGGGGTACTGGCCACAAGGCGTGAAGGCAAGGAGTGGGTCAACAGCCTGCGAAGAGAAGATCTTGATGCACTGTTCCCGGGAGTTCTCGACTCCATCATCGCCGCGGAGCGTGCGGGGCGAGCGTCGGAGGTCGGACGCAAGTAA
- a CDS encoding HNH endonuclease has product MTTLETHIKHFTTLNRAPGAIWTDATKRKAPHKPILLLAVLDLVHRGVIITPFIAVTDDLVELNELFNLYWRRIIPLGQTSSIAFPFSRLSREPFWQLVPQAGKKITPAGINNTSSVSYLRKYALGAKLDEDLFQIMLSGEGREALREALLLSCFSPEAAALLREQSLINREAFDYSRLLEEKAHLPLVQDIVEAASFRPAARDQGFRWLVVKTYDHRCALCGIRIVTPDGHTVVEAAHIMPWSKTRNDDIRNGLALCRTCHWGFDEGMLGVSGSYTVITARTLATDPNVPGLLSMLSGRGIIPPAERDHWPAQEFLGEHRRAWRL; this is encoded by the coding sequence ATGACTACCCTTGAAACCCACATCAAACATTTCACCACCCTCAACCGCGCCCCCGGTGCGATCTGGACCGACGCGACCAAACGCAAGGCACCGCACAAACCCATCCTCCTGCTGGCGGTGCTCGACCTGGTTCATCGCGGCGTCATCATCACGCCCTTTATCGCCGTCACCGATGATCTGGTGGAACTCAACGAGCTCTTCAATCTCTACTGGCGGCGCATCATACCCTTGGGCCAGACCAGCAGCATCGCCTTCCCCTTTTCGCGCCTTTCCCGCGAACCCTTCTGGCAATTGGTGCCCCAGGCAGGCAAGAAAATCACACCGGCGGGCATCAACAATACCTCCTCCGTGAGCTATCTGCGCAAATACGCGCTGGGCGCCAAGCTTGACGAAGATCTGTTCCAGATCATGCTGAGTGGGGAGGGGAGAGAGGCGTTGCGTGAAGCGCTGCTTCTCTCCTGTTTTTCGCCTGAAGCAGCGGCGCTGCTGCGCGAGCAGTCGCTTATCAATCGAGAAGCTTTTGATTACAGCCGACTGTTGGAAGAAAAAGCTCATCTGCCGCTGGTGCAGGACATCGTCGAAGCCGCCAGCTTTCGCCCGGCGGCTCGGGACCAGGGATTCCGGTGGCTGGTGGTGAAAACCTATGATCATCGCTGCGCCCTGTGCGGCATCCGCATCGTCACACCAGACGGCCACACCGTGGTGGAAGCCGCCCATATCATGCCCTGGAGCAAAACCCGCAACGACGACATCCGCAACGGCCTGGCTCTGTGCCGCACCTGCCATTGGGGTTTTGACGAAGGTATGCTCGGCGTGTCGGGCAGTTACACGGTCATCACCGCCCGCACCCTGGCCACTGATCCCAACGTCCCCGGCCTGCTGTCGATGCTCTCGGGTCGCGGTATCATCCCGCCTGCGGAGCGCGATCACTGGCCGGCGCAGGAATTTCTCGGCGAACATCGACGGGCGTGGCGGCTCTGA
- a CDS encoding HIT family protein, with protein sequence MTTCPFCKPDASRTILTSAHAWAISDAYPVTPGHTLIIPKRHIASFFEATREEQRAMLDLLDKTRRLLLSERNPDGFSIGINDGTAAGQTVMHLHIHLMPRYQGDMPDPRGGVRWIFPDKAAYWNT encoded by the coding sequence ATGACCACCTGCCCCTTCTGTAAGCCAGATGCCTCCAGAACAATCCTCACCAGCGCCCATGCATGGGCAATCTCCGACGCCTACCCCGTCACCCCCGGCCACACCCTCATCATCCCAAAGCGCCACATCGCCTCGTTCTTCGAAGCTACCAGGGAAGAGCAGCGCGCCATGCTCGACCTGCTTGATAAGACGCGTCGGCTGCTGCTCAGTGAGCGCAACCCGGACGGCTTTAGCATCGGCATCAACGACGGCACCGCCGCCGGCCAGACGGTGATGCACCTGCACATCCACCTGATGCCCCGCTATCAAGGCGATATGCCGGATCCGCGCGGCGGGGTGCGGTGGATTTTTCCCGACAAGGCGGCATACTGGAACACATGA
- a CDS encoding type II toxin-antitoxin system RelE/ParE family toxin: protein MNYKVRYTKAAKKDFLRLYDFLLGKDLQAARRALEAIRKGMDFLQDFPFTCRKATPENPFLREMIISFGAGGYVVLFEIEDEKTVTILAVRHQREEDYH, encoded by the coding sequence GTGAATTATAAAGTACGCTATACCAAGGCTGCCAAGAAAGATTTTTTGCGTCTCTATGATTTTCTCTTGGGAAAGGACCTTCAGGCCGCACGCAGAGCCCTTGAGGCCATCCGGAAGGGAATGGATTTTCTGCAGGATTTTCCTTTCACCTGTCGCAAAGCGACCCCTGAGAACCCCTTTTTGCGGGAAATGATAATCTCTTTTGGTGCCGGTGGGTATGTCGTTCTCTTTGAAATAGAGGATGAAAAAACCGTGACCATCCTTGCCGTCCGCCATCAACGCGAAGAAGATTACCACTAA
- a CDS encoding thioredoxin family protein, with translation MNAVAFPDPAVVDFVTNNMIPLRIPADDPELGPRFKVKWTPTLLILDADGIEHYRTLGFYPPDELIPALLMGMGKASFNRPDRSAACAYFEQIRASYPASSLAPEAVYLDGVSRYIETHDAANLIGIFDRLAADYPDSPWLTRADPYRLLKK, from the coding sequence ATGAACGCGGTCGCGTTCCCTGACCCTGCGGTTGTTGATTTCGTCACCAACAACATGATCCCCTTGCGCATCCCCGCAGATGACCCCGAGCTGGGACCGCGCTTCAAAGTTAAATGGACTCCGACCCTGCTGATCCTGGATGCCGACGGGATTGAACATTACCGGACGCTGGGATTCTATCCTCCGGATGAGCTGATCCCGGCGCTGCTAATGGGGATGGGCAAGGCGAGTTTCAATCGGCCGGATCGCTCCGCGGCGTGTGCCTACTTTGAACAGATCCGGGCCAGCTACCCGGCCAGCAGCCTGGCTCCGGAGGCGGTCTATCTCGACGGTGTCTCCCGCTACATCGAAACGCACGACGCGGCCAACCTGATAGGTATTTTCGACCGGTTGGCAGCCGACTATCCCGATAGCCCATGGCTTACCAGAGCCGATCCGTACCGATTGCTGAAAAAGTAG
- a CDS encoding flavodoxin family protein — protein sequence MRAIAINGSPRKNWNTASLLEHALAGAAKDGAETELVHLYDHVFKGCVSCFACKKIGGQSYGRCAVNDGLTSILKKASEADILILGTPVYFGAETGEMRSFLERLLFPFLTYTPGYASIFPGKLRIGLVYTMNIAEKDLPNYNYDKIFAASQGYLSRIFGNCNLLLCTDTYQFSDYSKYLSTCFDAEVKKKRREEVFPQDCRSAFELGARLTATAKVDVSVP from the coding sequence ATGAGAGCAATTGCAATTAATGGTAGCCCCAGAAAGAATTGGAATACCGCAAGCTTGCTTGAGCATGCACTGGCGGGCGCCGCCAAGGATGGGGCGGAAACCGAGTTGGTGCATCTCTATGATCATGTTTTCAAAGGATGCGTCAGTTGCTTTGCCTGCAAGAAAATAGGCGGCCAGAGTTATGGCCGGTGTGCAGTCAACGACGGCCTGACATCCATTCTGAAGAAAGCCTCGGAGGCGGACATCCTCATCTTGGGAACCCCCGTGTACTTCGGTGCTGAAACGGGTGAAATGAGGTCGTTTCTGGAGCGCCTTCTCTTTCCGTTTCTCACCTACACACCCGGCTATGCGTCTATTTTTCCTGGGAAGCTCCGGATTGGACTGGTCTATACGATGAATATCGCCGAAAAAGACTTGCCTAACTACAATTACGACAAGATCTTCGCCGCCTCGCAGGGGTATCTGAGTCGAATTTTTGGGAACTGCAATCTCCTCCTGTGTACGGACACTTACCAGTTCAGCGACTATTCGAAATACCTTTCAACCTGCTTTGACGCAGAGGTCAAGAAGAAGCGGCGCGAGGAGGTCTTCCCGCAGGACTGTAGGAGTGCATTTGAGTTAGGAGCCAGACTTACGGCCACCGCGAAGGTGGATGTGTCAGTCCCATGA
- a CDS encoding chemotaxis protein CheW: MSKEAHYKDVKVPKQLLGLINHMSDVEGYREELRNLGNQWDLLTILGQISGTGMDMSGTRLGFQRLTAELLGQLGMETLKKTVQEIGSKAQVAVDIVIRNLFERTADIGFLATDDDIREFLKAFIALNNQMDVFQESDSDELHISGLDASLSDHADKVAKMVARFQEYVAKYSVYFNIILLDTCGNVLVQLDSDNNIRQSADPLIKEALSTNADYVEIFRHSDLLESESESLIYAYRVTESNDPDSAPLGVLCLCFRFENEMQGVFKNLGGEGDWSVMSLLDKKGRVIASSDTFHIPLGAVMEFDLEAEFKVTQFAGRQYLAKTCATKGYQGFYGLGWYGHVMIPLEHAFDKSHSSDLRQRVDQGILDAVMSDPRLFSEDLRSIPIQADQIQHELERTVWNGNVRESDAQSKVLLWNISDAGARTKMVFEQSIGNLHETVVSGILNDVEFQAALAVDIMDRNLYERANDCRWWALTSAFRKILAQSQISTQETEEIASILAYINGLYTVYTNLFVYDAGGKILAVSSPSDARIVDATLSDDWVRETLALKDSQAYSVSPFRATPLYDDRHTYIYGAAITDLQDEKHCVGGIGIVFDSEPQFREMLLDSLPRSEKGGVLNGCFGIFADRKKRIISSTDERFKVGTVLDIDANFFNLPKGEGTSKIIELHGYYYAVGSRTSAGYREYKVNDGYENDVIGMVFVPLAEIADQKKRTQRRREMGVGVANSRDSGPDCIELATFYIGNKWLGINAGKVREAINSDGITSIPGTQEYVIGKLLHNNKVLTIIDIRTQLRLPKEIFDPNGPIVVVETEDGDWIGLVVDALGEIPRVALDRVDSSRNVFDTQESYVECTIKPTVQSGQKDLLVVLDPTKLVKTLIGKRR; the protein is encoded by the coding sequence ATGTCGAAGGAAGCGCACTACAAGGATGTGAAAGTGCCTAAGCAACTGCTCGGTTTGATCAACCACATGTCGGATGTGGAAGGCTACCGCGAAGAGCTCAGGAACCTCGGCAACCAGTGGGACCTGTTGACTATCTTGGGACAGATCAGCGGCACCGGCATGGACATGAGCGGCACCCGCCTGGGATTCCAGCGGCTCACTGCGGAACTGCTCGGGCAGCTAGGGATGGAAACCCTGAAAAAGACCGTCCAGGAAATCGGCAGCAAAGCCCAGGTGGCCGTCGACATCGTCATCCGCAACCTTTTCGAACGCACAGCCGATATCGGCTTTCTGGCCACCGACGACGACATTCGGGAATTCCTCAAGGCCTTCATCGCGCTCAACAACCAGATGGACGTGTTCCAGGAAAGCGACAGCGATGAACTCCATATCAGCGGTCTCGACGCCAGTCTGAGCGACCATGCCGACAAGGTAGCCAAAATGGTCGCCCGTTTTCAGGAATACGTGGCCAAGTACTCGGTCTATTTCAATATCATCCTGCTTGACACCTGCGGAAACGTTCTGGTTCAGTTGGACTCCGACAACAACATCCGCCAATCAGCGGATCCCTTGATCAAGGAAGCCCTGTCCACCAACGCGGACTACGTGGAAATCTTCCGCCACAGCGATCTGCTCGAATCGGAAAGTGAATCGCTGATTTACGCCTACCGGGTCACCGAAAGCAATGATCCCGACTCCGCACCCCTGGGAGTCCTCTGCCTGTGCTTCCGCTTCGAAAACGAAATGCAAGGCGTGTTCAAGAACCTGGGCGGCGAAGGGGACTGGTCGGTCATGAGCCTGCTCGACAAAAAGGGGCGGGTTATCGCCAGCAGTGACACATTCCATATTCCCCTCGGCGCGGTCATGGAGTTCGACCTGGAGGCGGAATTCAAGGTCACCCAGTTCGCCGGACGACAATACCTGGCCAAAACCTGCGCCACCAAAGGATACCAGGGATTTTACGGCCTCGGCTGGTACGGACATGTGATGATTCCCCTGGAGCACGCCTTCGACAAATCCCATTCCTCCGACCTGCGGCAGCGGGTCGATCAGGGCATTCTCGATGCGGTCATGAGCGACCCCCGGCTGTTCTCCGAAGACCTGCGCTCCATCCCCATCCAGGCCGACCAAATCCAGCACGAGCTTGAGCGAACGGTTTGGAACGGTAACGTGCGCGAGAGTGACGCGCAGAGCAAGGTGCTGCTGTGGAACATCTCCGACGCCGGCGCCCGCACCAAGATGGTCTTCGAGCAATCCATCGGCAATCTGCATGAAACGGTGGTCAGCGGCATCCTCAACGATGTCGAGTTCCAGGCGGCGCTGGCCGTGGACATCATGGATCGCAACCTCTACGAGCGGGCCAACGACTGCCGCTGGTGGGCTCTAACCTCGGCATTCCGCAAGATTCTCGCTCAGAGCCAAATTTCAACGCAGGAAACGGAGGAGATTGCCTCAATTCTGGCGTACATCAACGGCCTCTATACGGTTTACACCAACCTGTTCGTCTACGATGCGGGAGGAAAAATTCTCGCTGTATCCAGCCCATCCGATGCCCGGATCGTCGACGCCACCCTGAGCGACGACTGGGTCCGCGAAACCCTGGCCTTGAAGGACTCGCAGGCCTACAGCGTTTCCCCATTCCGGGCCACCCCCTTATATGACGACCGGCACACCTACATCTATGGCGCCGCCATCACCGACCTGCAGGATGAAAAGCACTGTGTTGGCGGCATCGGGATCGTCTTCGACAGCGAGCCGCAATTCAGGGAAATGTTGCTAGACTCCCTGCCCCGCAGTGAAAAGGGCGGTGTCTTGAATGGCTGTTTCGGCATTTTTGCCGACCGCAAAAAGAGAATCATCAGCTCAACGGATGAGCGGTTCAAAGTCGGCACCGTGCTTGACATCGATGCGAACTTTTTCAACCTGCCGAAGGGGGAAGGGACGTCCAAGATCATCGAATTGCATGGCTACTATTACGCCGTGGGTTCTCGCACCAGCGCCGGTTATCGCGAATACAAGGTCAATGACGGCTATGAGAACGATGTCATCGGCATGGTTTTCGTCCCCCTGGCCGAGATCGCCGACCAGAAAAAACGCACGCAGCGCCGCCGGGAAATGGGGGTGGGTGTCGCCAACAGCCGCGACAGCGGACCGGACTGCATCGAACTGGCCACCTTCTATATCGGCAACAAGTGGCTCGGCATCAATGCCGGCAAGGTGAGAGAGGCGATCAATTCCGACGGCATCACGAGCATTCCGGGAACCCAGGAATACGTGATCGGAAAACTGCTGCACAACAACAAGGTCCTCACCATCATCGACATCCGCACCCAACTGCGCCTGCCCAAGGAAATCTTTGACCCCAATGGGCCGATCGTGGTCGTGGAAACCGAGGATGGAGACTGGATCGGCCTGGTCGTCGATGCCCTGGGTGAAATCCCCCGGGTCGCCCTCGACCGGGTCGACAGCAGCAGAAATGTTTTCGACACCCAGGAAAGTTATGTGGAATGCACCATCAAGCCAACCGTCCAATCCGGGCAGAAGGATCTGCTGGTGGTCTTGGATCCGACCAAGTTGGTAAAGACCTTAATCGGTAAACGCCGCTGA